From Paenibacillus sp. PL2-23:
CCACCCCTTGCCGTCTCTCCCGCTTTCATTCGCCAACGCCTCCGCCCTTCGTAATCTCCAGAAACACATCCTCCAGGTTCGTATGCGCTTCGCTGAACGATACGACGCGGAAGCCCGCAGCCATCAAATCGGCAAGCAGCTCCGCCTGCTCCTCGTCATGCCCGCCGAAGTGAAGCTGAAAGCCTCGTTCGTCGCGCAGCAGACGCCCTACATGGGGACGATCGCGCAGGAACTGCTCTCCCTCGTCGAGCCGGTCCATCAATCGAATATGCAGAAACCGCTTGACGCGAAGCCGATTCTGAATTTCGGTCACATTGCCGACCGCGACCATCCGTCCATGCTCAATCACGCCAATCTCATCCACCATCTCCGCAAGCTCGGGTAGAATATGGGACGATATGATGATCGTTTTGCCCATAGCCTTAAGCTCCTTCAATATTTCGCGCATCTCAATTCTCGCGCGCGGGTCCAGCCCGGAAGCCGGTTCGTCCAGAATGAGCAGATCAGGATCATGAACAAGGCAGCGCGCCAGGCATAGCCTCTGCTTCATGCCCCTCGATAGAGAATCGACATAAGCGTCCCGCTTGTCGCTTAGATTCACAAGCTCCAGCAGCTGAGGAATAAGCGCGTCCCGCTCCGCTCGCGGAATACCGTAGCTGGCCCCGTAGAAGTGCAAATATTCAAGGGTCTTGAATTGATCATAAACACCAAAGAAATCGGGCATGTAGCCAATCCGCTTCCGCACCTCATGGGGATAACGCGTCACGTCGAAGCCGTCTACCTTGGCGTAGCCCGCGCTTGGAGCCAGCAGCGTAGACAGAATCGACATCGTCGTCGATTTGCCGGCTCCGTTCGGGCCAACAAAGCCGAATACGGTGCCTCTGCGAATCGTCAGATCAATGCCGCTTAAGGCGTGGAAGCTTCCAAACGATTTGGCAAGCCCCCGAATTTCGATCATCGGCGTCTCCACTTCTCGCTCTTCTATTATCGTCATGGCACTAGCTCCTCCCCTTCCAGTGAAATATAAGGAAACATCGTTTGTCCATCCATAGAGGAGACCAGCTTCATTCGAATGATCCCGCTATCTGTCATATATTCGTTCGGAGAATCCGTCGCTCCGCCAAGCGGCACCCATTCTTCAGTCGCTGCCCGCCAAATGCTCCACTGCATGCCCATATTGCCCACATTCATGTTCATCTGCAAATCGAGCTTATCATAGGCCACATTCTCAAAGTCAGGGGCGGCGTATTCCAGAACCAGCTCCCCGGGGGATACTTGGATAACGCCGTTACCATAGCTTTCCATGTGAGCCATTGTGCTGGACATCACGATCGGCTGCATCGCGCTCGCCGGGACGTTCACACGACCGCCTGTCCTCTCTATCGTATCCAGCCGCTTCACCCACATTGTCAGCCGATCCGACTTGACTGCCCGGCCGTCCACGTCATACAAGCTGGTGTTGTCCGTGCTGTAGGCAACCACTGAAGGATTCATTGGGAACAGTCCGCTATTACCGTCGTTGAAATAATTGTCCGTCATCTGCCGCTCCCGCTCATGGACATTATGGCCGTATGAGCCGGAATAAGGGAATATCATATGACCGTAAGAAAAATAATGGCCAGGCTGGGGGTTGCTTGTGAGACTCGGCATCGCAACAGAGCCGCTTTCGCCCTGCTTCAAAGCTCCAATGGCGTGAATCGTCCCGTCCGCAATCAGCGTGACATGGGTTAAATCGGTTTTCGTATCATTGGTTACAACAAGCTTTCTTGCCCCGCTGTCCCCCTCATAAGCGATGGCGATGCTGCCCGTCTCGGCCGGGTCCGCTACTCTGCGGTCCATCCACAGCTTCCTGGTTGACCAGTACGGCACCTCCCGCCAGACCGCTTGCAGACCGCTCCCGTCATCATGGAATTGGTATTCACCATTCATATTCGGCGAACCCGCATTCCCTGTCATCACATTGGCATTATGGCGAAGGGGCAGCTTCTGTTCGAAATCGGCCGTGACGGTTCCCCCATTGGGACTAAATATCGCCGTTGCACCAGAGATAATCGCTTGTCCGTCGGATGCCACCTCTACGATCTCAATCGTATGGACAGCCGAGCTTCGTTTGTCGCCGGCGCCAATGACAAATACAAGGACGCCCATCAGCACTGAGAGCGACGGAATCATCCACCAGCCCCATTCTCTGCGGTCCAGCTTCGCCAGCACAATGTACAGAAGAGGCGCTACAAGGAGCACATACATCGCGAACATGCCAAGCAGCAGGCCAAATGCAGGAGGCTTAATGGAAGGGAATAGGTCGATTAGGTGACTTAGCGACCACATCAGATTATTGTTATATGTAGGACTTGGCAAAAAAACGCCGGTCATCCCTTGCATATTGGACAAATTGTGATGAAGCAGCTTTGACCATAATGGGGCGCTTCCCTTCCATGTTGCCAACGGCTCTAAAGAAGGGTCGAAGGCCGCGTACACCACCGTGCCGAACCCGTAATCACGCTTAGCGGCAACAATCACAGCCTCCTCGCGAAGCACCGCCTTGGCCCCTTCTGTCAGCTGGCCGGAAGACAAGGTTAGGGGTGAAGACAGGACAAGCGGTTCGCCGCTGCTGCCAGCCAGCGATTCGGCCGTCTCGATTGTTGTTGTACCAGAGGCTTGTAGAGGCGCGATATCCGTAAACGCCGCCGCTGTCTTGCTGTAGCCGGCACCCCCGGACAGCACCAGCGTCCCGCCACGGGCAACCCATTCCTTAATCGCTTGCACGACGTCGCCGCTCCACTCTTGGGTCGATATATCGTTAATGACAAGCGTATCGAGCGCATCCAGCATCACT
This genomic window contains:
- a CDS encoding ABC transporter ATP-binding protein, which gives rise to MIEIRGLAKSFGSFHALSGIDLTIRRGTVFGFVGPNGAGKSTTMSILSTLLAPSAGYAKVDGFDVTRYPHEVRKRIGYMPDFFGVYDQFKTLEYLHFYGASYGIPRAERDALIPQLLELVNLSDKRDAYVDSLSRGMKQRLCLARCLVHDPDLLILDEPASGLDPRARIEMREILKELKAMGKTIIISSHILPELAEMVDEIGVIEHGRMVAVGNVTEIQNRLRVKRFLHIRLMDRLDEGEQFLRDRPHVGRLLRDERGFQLHFGGHDEEQAELLADLMAAGFRVVSFSEAHTNLEDVFLEITKGGGVGE